The following proteins come from a genomic window of Ilumatobacter coccineus YM16-304:
- a CDS encoding ABC transporter ATP-binding protein gives MTTEPLLKVDNMSVGFHTKSGVVRAVRDMSFEINPGEVLAVVGESGSGKSVTALALMQLHPRNTEIGGSAMFQGMDLLSMTDNEMRNIRGRDIAMIFQDPMTAMNPVFTVGEQIVEAIRIHNADVTKEAAWSRAVDLLQMVGVPEPKRRASQYPHEYSGGMRQRAMIAMAISNDPLLLIADEPTTALDVTVQAQVMEVLHEVQAQTGSAMMLITHDLGLVAGSADRVQVMYASRLMETGSIDKIFYESRNPYTRALLESIPDLEGTKETLEPIPGNPPSLLNPPSGCAFRPRCTMSIPACAETEPTLVTVGEQHASRCLRVDDIEMTGAPA, from the coding sequence ATGACGACAGAACCACTTCTCAAGGTCGACAACATGTCGGTCGGCTTCCACACCAAGTCGGGTGTGGTCCGTGCCGTTCGCGACATGAGCTTCGAGATCAACCCGGGCGAAGTGCTCGCGGTGGTCGGCGAATCGGGGTCGGGCAAGTCGGTGACGGCGTTGGCGTTGATGCAGTTGCATCCGCGGAACACCGAGATCGGCGGGTCGGCGATGTTTCAGGGCATGGACCTGCTGTCGATGACCGACAACGAGATGCGCAACATCCGTGGACGCGACATCGCCATGATCTTCCAGGACCCGATGACGGCGATGAACCCGGTGTTCACCGTGGGTGAGCAGATCGTCGAGGCGATCCGCATCCACAACGCCGACGTCACCAAGGAAGCGGCGTGGAGCCGCGCGGTCGATCTGTTGCAGATGGTCGGTGTGCCCGAACCGAAGCGACGGGCATCGCAGTACCCGCACGAGTACTCGGGTGGCATGCGTCAGCGAGCCATGATCGCGATGGCGATCTCCAACGACCCGTTGCTGCTCATCGCCGACGAGCCCACCACGGCGCTCGACGTCACCGTGCAGGCCCAGGTGATGGAAGTGCTGCACGAGGTGCAGGCCCAGACCGGATCAGCGATGATGCTGATCACCCACGACCTGGGCCTCGTCGCCGGGTCGGCCGACCGTGTGCAGGTCATGTACGCGAGTCGCCTCATGGAGACCGGGTCGATCGACAAGATCTTCTACGAGTCCCGCAACCCGTACACGCGTGCGCTGCTCGAGTCGATTCCCGACCTCGAGGGCACCAAAGAGACGCTCGAACCGATTCCGGGCAACCCGCCGAGCCTGCTCAACCCGCCGTCGGGCTGTGCGTTCCGACCGCGCTGCACGATGTCGATTCCGGCGTGCGCCGAGACCGAGCCGACCCTCGTGACGGTCGGTGAACAGCACGCGAGCCGTTGCTTGCGGGTCGACGACATCGAGATGACAGGAGCCCCGGCATGA
- a CDS encoding ABC transporter ATP-binding protein, producing MTMIDDSDRMASLASDGREPLLRVRNLVKEFPIRAGVFRRQVGAVQAVSDVSFDLYPQETLGVVGESGCGKSTLGRSLLRLIEPTSGDVLFGDEDVTEASKSRLRELRRDLQMVFQDPYASLNPRLPIRDIIGEPMRIHGVGRTESRQRVGDLLKRVGLLPEHGNRYPHEFSGGQRQRIGIARSLALRPKVIVLDEPVSALDVSIQAQVLNLLDEIQDEFDLSFIFIAHDLSVVRHTSDRVAVMYLGRLAEVADRDSLYDAPAHPYTASLLSAVPVADPRRERSRKRIILQGDVPSPSNPPSGCRFHPRCPIAQDRCKTETPVLTDVSPTQQVACHFPLLNGEPLLTRIQDMGRESDVVTTG from the coding sequence ATGACGATGATCGACGATTCCGACCGCATGGCGTCGCTCGCCAGCGACGGACGTGAGCCGCTGCTGCGTGTTCGCAACCTGGTCAAGGAGTTCCCGATCCGGGCGGGCGTGTTCCGCCGCCAGGTCGGTGCCGTGCAGGCCGTGAGCGACGTGTCGTTCGACCTGTACCCGCAGGAGACGCTGGGCGTCGTGGGCGAGTCGGGCTGCGGCAAGAGCACGCTCGGCCGTTCGCTGCTGCGACTGATCGAACCGACGTCGGGCGATGTGCTGTTCGGCGACGAAGACGTGACCGAGGCGTCGAAGTCTCGTCTCCGTGAGCTCCGACGAGACCTCCAGATGGTCTTCCAGGACCCGTATGCGTCGCTCAACCCGCGTCTGCCGATCCGTGACATCATCGGCGAGCCGATGCGGATCCACGGGGTGGGTCGTACCGAATCGCGCCAGCGTGTCGGTGACCTGCTCAAGCGCGTGGGTCTGTTGCCCGAACACGGCAACCGCTACCCGCACGAGTTCTCGGGCGGCCAACGTCAGCGCATCGGTATCGCACGTTCGTTGGCGCTGCGCCCGAAGGTGATCGTGCTCGACGAGCCGGTGTCGGCGCTCGACGTGTCGATCCAGGCCCAGGTGCTCAACCTGCTCGACGAGATCCAGGACGAGTTCGACCTCAGTTTCATCTTCATCGCCCACGACCTGTCGGTGGTGCGTCACACGAGCGATCGCGTGGCCGTGATGTACCTCGGTCGCTTGGCCGAGGTGGCCGATCGTGACTCGCTCTACGACGCTCCTGCCCATCCGTACACGGCGTCGTTGCTGTCGGCGGTGCCCGTGGCCGATCCGCGTCGCGAGCGTTCGCGCAAGCGGATCATCCTGCAAGGTGACGTGCCGAGCCCGTCGAACCCGCCGTCGGGTTGCCGGTTCCACCCGCGCTGCCCGATCGCGCAGGATCGCTGCAAGACCGAGACGCCGGTGCTCACCGACGTGTCGCCGACGCAGCAGGTGGCGTGCCACTTCCCGTTGCTGAACGGCGAGCCGTTGCTCACGCGTATCCAAGACATGGGTCGCGAGAGCGACGTCGTCACCACCGGCTGA
- a CDS encoding PH domain-containing protein yields MADGASITLHSSWRGIITSSLGALMVFGVGSAAVFASGLSVVTGIIAAVGLLLVLGVAVDYPLRSTFDAEGVTRRAMLRSHRLAWSDVRQLSRTRPSVASMRRLQHGGLIALVGKRRYLLVDQAESGAEHDELDAVLGERGDEIGFDEVIRPGDDVAPTWIYRSKRWQPPTS; encoded by the coding sequence ATGGCCGACGGCGCCAGCATCACGCTGCATTCGTCGTGGCGCGGCATCATCACGTCGTCGCTGGGCGCTCTCATGGTGTTCGGCGTCGGTTCCGCAGCGGTGTTCGCGTCGGGCCTGAGTGTCGTGACCGGCATCATCGCCGCGGTCGGGTTGCTGCTGGTGCTCGGTGTCGCGGTCGACTATCCGCTTCGCTCGACGTTCGACGCCGAGGGTGTGACGCGCCGGGCGATGCTGCGCAGCCACCGTTTGGCGTGGAGCGACGTTCGTCAACTGTCGCGAACTCGCCCGAGTGTGGCGAGCATGCGACGACTGCAGCACGGTGGGCTCATCGCGCTCGTGGGCAAGCGTCGCTATCTGCTGGTCGACCAGGCGGAGTCGGGCGCCGAACACGACGAGCTCGATGCGGTGCTCGGCGAGCGGGGCGACGAGATCGGGTTCGACGAAGTGATCCGGCCGGGCGACGACGTGGCGCCGACCTGGATCTACCGCAGCAAACGGTGGCAACCACCGACGTCCTGA
- the secG gene encoding preprotein translocase subunit SecG, which translates to MRDVFLYITLVLNVVSMIGLIAGILMHSGRGGGLSDMFGGGGGAALGSTAAERNLNRITFVAALVWIFSLVAFTFFLERV; encoded by the coding sequence GTGCGTGACGTCTTTCTCTACATCACTCTGGTGCTCAATGTCGTCTCGATGATCGGCCTGATCGCCGGCATCTTGATGCACAGCGGTCGGGGTGGCGGCTTGTCCGACATGTTCGGCGGCGGCGGGGGAGCGGCACTCGGGTCGACGGCTGCCGAGCGCAACCTGAACCGGATCACGTTCGTGGCCGCGCTCGTGTGGATCTTCTCGCTGGTCGCGTTCACGTTCTTCCTCGAACGAGTCTGA
- a CDS encoding PPOX class F420-dependent oxidoreductase, giving the protein MASLADERIRDFLSTGTRTGKIAWVASSGAPHVAPIWFVLDGDDVVFNTHSSSGKGKALAREGRASLVVDDQTPPFSFVKVDGPVTISDDLDEVRRFATLIGGRYMGQDRAEEYGERNGVDGELVVRLHAAKVTAGFDVAD; this is encoded by the coding sequence ATGGCTTCGCTTGCAGATGAACGGATTCGCGACTTTCTCTCCACGGGCACACGGACCGGGAAGATCGCCTGGGTGGCCAGCAGCGGTGCGCCACACGTGGCGCCGATCTGGTTCGTGCTCGACGGCGACGACGTCGTGTTCAACACGCACTCCAGCAGCGGCAAGGGCAAGGCGCTCGCACGCGAAGGGCGAGCATCGCTCGTCGTCGACGACCAGACGCCGCCGTTCTCGTTCGTCAAGGTCGACGGGCCGGTCACCATCTCCGACGACCTCGACGAGGTCCGGCGTTTCGCGACGCTCATCGGCGGTCGCTACATGGGCCAGGACCGGGCCGAGGAATACGGCGAGCGCAACGGAGTCGACGGCGAACTCGTCGTCCGACTCCACGCCGCCAAGGTGACCGCCGGCTTCGACGTCGCCGACTGA
- a CDS encoding GGDEF domain-containing protein, with the protein MSASPNMPTGRLNRTALTWVIVSVLVVTPLETVALDTRVALLTLPFRAGALLVNLYLLRTGRIGPIGCGRAFLAQGLLTMVGWSLVLAPDPDRVALEAVAYGTILSIFALMIAPRSQRRWWAAGVVAIALLPAAIHLIPDDTILFFQACAVLIVHGAAIAVLDVHTHKAEEAGAMASIDPLTGLLNRRSMVKRLDQRIALAGPEGEASSVLLIDLDHFKSINDSRGHLAGDAALVDVADAMTSTVRPTDQVCRWGGEEFLVLLPASGLAAATHTAERLRTVIAGTGVTASIGVADVRRGDTVSEWVRRADLALYAAKRDGRNRVSTDVVQVTRRHARSVADLDGERTAAGTTSA; encoded by the coding sequence ATGTCCGCTTCGCCCAACATGCCCACGGGGCGACTCAATCGGACAGCGCTCACCTGGGTGATCGTCTCGGTGCTGGTGGTCACGCCGCTCGAAACGGTCGCACTCGACACCCGGGTTGCGCTCCTGACGCTTCCGTTCCGGGCCGGGGCGTTGCTCGTCAATCTGTATCTGCTGCGCACCGGTCGCATCGGACCGATCGGGTGCGGCCGGGCCTTCCTCGCTCAGGGCCTGCTCACCATGGTCGGATGGTCGCTCGTGCTCGCACCGGACCCCGATCGAGTAGCGCTCGAAGCCGTCGCCTACGGCACGATCCTCTCGATCTTTGCGCTGATGATCGCACCCCGATCGCAACGGCGGTGGTGGGCGGCAGGCGTGGTGGCGATCGCATTGCTCCCGGCAGCGATCCATCTGATCCCCGACGACACGATCCTCTTCTTCCAAGCCTGCGCCGTGCTCATCGTTCACGGCGCCGCCATCGCCGTGCTCGACGTCCACACCCACAAGGCCGAAGAGGCCGGAGCGATGGCGTCGATCGACCCGTTGACCGGCCTGCTCAACCGGCGTTCGATGGTCAAGCGCCTCGATCAGCGCATCGCCCTCGCCGGACCCGAGGGGGAGGCGTCGAGCGTGTTGTTGATCGATCTCGACCACTTCAAGTCGATCAACGACTCTCGCGGCCATCTCGCCGGCGACGCGGCCCTCGTCGACGTGGCCGACGCGATGACCTCGACGGTGCGGCCGACCGACCAGGTCTGTCGGTGGGGCGGCGAGGAGTTCCTCGTCCTGCTGCCGGCATCCGGCCTGGCTGCTGCGACCCACACGGCCGAGCGTCTCCGCACCGTGATCGCGGGCACCGGGGTCACCGCATCGATCGGGGTGGCGGACGTACGCCGCGGCGACACGGTGTCGGAATGGGTCCGACGGGCAGACCTGGCGCTGTATGCCGCCAAGCGAGACGGTCGTAACCGCGTGTCGACCGACGTCGTACAGGTCACCCGCCGTCACGCTCGCAGCGTCGCCGACCTCGACGGCGAGCGCACGGCGGCCGGCACCACGTCCGCCTGA
- a CDS encoding hemerythrin domain-containing protein has translation MTTIFEALREDHDKQRTLIDLVVKTEGSSDGRKELFDQLKDALTAHAGAEERYFYVPLMEHDLTQEHARHSVSEHKELDDFIEQLEEYDMSGPQWIQTAKELEHRLLHHLEEEEVEVFPLAGKALSDDEKNSLAEEYRSDMERRDSQ, from the coding sequence ATGACCACGATCTTCGAAGCACTCCGTGAGGACCACGACAAGCAGCGCACGCTGATCGACCTCGTCGTCAAGACCGAGGGATCGAGCGACGGCCGAAAGGAACTGTTCGACCAGCTCAAGGATGCCCTCACCGCCCACGCCGGCGCCGAGGAGCGCTACTTCTACGTGCCGCTCATGGAGCACGACCTCACCCAGGAGCACGCCCGCCACTCCGTGTCGGAGCACAAGGAACTCGACGACTTCATCGAGCAGCTCGAGGAGTACGACATGTCGGGTCCGCAGTGGATCCAGACCGCCAAGGAACTCGAACACCGCCTGCTGCACCACCTCGAGGAAGAGGAAGTCGAAGTGTTCCCACTCGCCGGCAAGGCGCTGTCGGACGACGAGAAGAATTCGCTCGCCGAGGAGTACCGCTCCGACATGGAGCGTCGCGACTCGCAGTGA
- a CDS encoding biotin transporter BioY, whose amino-acid sequence MSEAVALTTPRPASAVLIDLIPTLRDKTATLVVGGALLTAAASQVRIPLGFTPVPINLATFAAVLVGGALGTRRAAASMGLYLALGIIGLPFFTNASGGWDHFTGATGGYLVGYLVMAVMVGLAAEHGRDRRAVPFIAAVVLANAVLYVLGAAWLSHVVGVPFAGSGTTGWSLGVRPFLAGDLVKMIAAGLLFPTVWRFVKK is encoded by the coding sequence ATGTCTGAAGCTGTCGCCCTCACCACTCCGCGCCCGGCCAGCGCTGTCTTGATCGATCTGATCCCGACGTTGCGCGACAAGACCGCCACGCTCGTCGTCGGTGGCGCACTGCTCACCGCCGCCGCGTCGCAGGTGCGCATCCCGCTCGGATTCACCCCGGTGCCGATCAACCTCGCCACGTTCGCCGCCGTGCTCGTCGGCGGAGCGCTCGGCACCCGGCGGGCCGCCGCCTCGATGGGCCTGTACCTCGCCCTCGGCATCATCGGCCTCCCGTTCTTCACCAACGCGAGCGGCGGCTGGGACCACTTCACCGGTGCGACCGGTGGCTACCTCGTCGGCTACCTCGTGATGGCCGTCATGGTCGGACTCGCCGCCGAGCACGGTCGTGACCGTCGAGCCGTACCGTTCATCGCCGCGGTCGTCCTGGCGAACGCCGTGCTGTACGTACTCGGCGCAGCCTGGCTCTCCCACGTCGTCGGCGTGCCGTTCGCCGGCAGCGGCACCACTGGCTGGTCGCTCGGTGTGCGGCCGTTCCTCGCTGGCGACCTCGTGAAGATGATCGCCGCCGGACTGCTCTTCCCGACGGTCTGGCGCTTCGTCAAGAAGTAG
- a CDS encoding flavin-containing monooxygenase, with amino-acid sequence MSDQQPDVDVVVVGAGIAGLYLLYRLREMGMSAVAFETGDDVGGTWYWNRYPGARCDVQSIDYSYSWDAELDETWEWSERYATQPEILRYVNHVADKHDLRRHITFETRVDGAAWNDDTELWTVATDDGQQTTCRYYVMATGCLSSMKDPDIAGTGTFEGDVYFTGRWPHEGVDFTGKRVGVIGTGSSAIQSIPIIASQASELTVFQRTPNFSLPAHNGPVRPADRAAIDADRAAYRQLAKYSSAGVPRELSEESALTVSEERRQERFEEAWEEGTIFSMTGAFMDLLVDRTANEYAAEFVRNKIRSIVDDPTTAEALCPTTYPLGTKRLCLDTNYYATFNEPHVTLVDLFANPISSITPAGIDVVDGDGATSYEFDALVYATGFDAMTGAIVRVDIAGRNGVQLKEKWAEGPKTYLGLMSHDFPNLFMVTGPQSPSVLSNMAVSIEQHVDWICDTLDHLRDHDQRVIEPTQEAEDGWVAHANDFADMTLFPEANSWYMGANVPGKARVVLPYLGGVDRYRRICDAVVDGDYVGFARSGPSGEHVDTGVICRLQPDVMVMLEMMAELDLPPMESMPAPDARAFSEAMGAASPPGPEVGDVIDATLPGADGNDLDYRLYRPATPGPHPITLYFHGGGWVIGNATSDDALCRDLCNNSGSIIISVDYRHGPEAKFPAAHHDAYAALAWVAEHADELGGNGELAVAGWSAGANLAAHVAQRTRDEGGPSLAGQVLLTPVTDCAEQRQSYTDNGEGYVLTKNLMDYFLDNYIDEADRTDPIASPLRASNLAGLAPAMIVTCEFDPLRDEGDAYAAALREAGVDVEHVQAHGQIHTSVPAVGAMVTSATYREQMAAALRGFFGASVAV; translated from the coding sequence ATGAGTGATCAGCAACCAGATGTCGACGTCGTCGTGGTCGGAGCCGGCATCGCCGGCCTGTACCTCCTGTATCGACTCCGCGAGATGGGCATGTCGGCCGTCGCGTTCGAAACTGGCGACGACGTCGGCGGCACCTGGTATTGGAACCGCTACCCGGGCGCACGCTGCGACGTGCAGAGCATCGACTACAGCTACAGCTGGGACGCCGAACTCGACGAGACCTGGGAGTGGTCGGAGCGTTACGCCACCCAGCCCGAGATCCTGCGCTACGTCAACCACGTCGCCGACAAACACGACCTGCGACGCCACATCACCTTCGAGACGCGAGTCGACGGAGCCGCGTGGAACGACGACACCGAACTCTGGACCGTCGCCACCGACGACGGACAGCAGACCACCTGCCGCTACTACGTGATGGCCACCGGGTGTCTGTCGTCGATGAAGGATCCCGACATCGCCGGAACCGGCACGTTCGAGGGCGACGTCTACTTCACCGGGCGCTGGCCGCACGAAGGCGTCGACTTCACCGGCAAGCGTGTCGGTGTCATCGGCACCGGGTCGTCGGCCATCCAGTCGATCCCGATCATCGCCTCGCAGGCCAGCGAACTCACGGTCTTCCAGCGCACGCCGAACTTCTCGCTGCCCGCCCACAACGGCCCCGTCCGACCCGCCGACCGCGCGGCCATCGACGCCGACCGCGCGGCGTACCGACAGCTGGCGAAGTACTCGTCGGCGGGCGTGCCGCGCGAGCTGTCGGAGGAGAGCGCGCTCACCGTCAGCGAAGAGCGCCGCCAGGAGCGCTTCGAGGAAGCGTGGGAGGAGGGCACCATCTTCTCGATGACCGGAGCGTTCATGGACCTCCTCGTCGACCGCACCGCGAACGAGTACGCCGCCGAGTTCGTGCGCAACAAGATCCGCAGCATCGTCGACGACCCGACCACCGCCGAAGCGCTGTGCCCGACCACCTACCCGCTCGGCACGAAGCGCCTCTGCCTCGACACGAACTACTACGCCACGTTCAACGAACCGCACGTGACGCTCGTCGACCTCTTCGCCAATCCGATCAGCAGCATCACGCCGGCGGGCATCGATGTGGTCGACGGCGACGGCGCCACCTCGTACGAGTTCGACGCGCTCGTCTACGCCACCGGATTCGACGCGATGACGGGCGCCATCGTCCGAGTCGACATCGCCGGCCGCAACGGCGTGCAGCTCAAGGAGAAGTGGGCCGAGGGCCCCAAGACCTACCTCGGGCTCATGTCGCACGACTTCCCCAATCTCTTCATGGTGACGGGTCCGCAGAGCCCATCGGTGCTGTCGAACATGGCCGTGTCGATCGAGCAGCACGTCGACTGGATCTGCGACACGCTCGATCACCTGCGTGACCACGACCAGCGTGTCATCGAGCCCACGCAGGAAGCCGAAGACGGCTGGGTCGCTCACGCCAACGACTTCGCCGACATGACCCTCTTCCCCGAAGCCAACTCCTGGTACATGGGTGCGAACGTGCCCGGCAAGGCCCGCGTGGTGCTGCCGTACCTCGGTGGGGTCGACCGGTACCGACGCATCTGCGACGCGGTCGTCGATGGCGACTACGTCGGATTCGCCCGCAGCGGTCCGTCGGGAGAACACGTCGACACCGGCGTGATCTGCCGGCTGCAGCCCGACGTGATGGTGATGCTCGAGATGATGGCCGAACTCGACCTTCCGCCGATGGAGTCGATGCCGGCCCCCGACGCCCGTGCGTTCTCCGAAGCGATGGGCGCGGCGAGCCCTCCCGGCCCCGAGGTCGGTGACGTCATCGACGCAACGCTGCCCGGGGCCGACGGCAACGACCTCGACTACCGGCTGTACCGACCGGCCACCCCCGGCCCGCACCCGATCACGCTCTACTTCCACGGCGGTGGCTGGGTGATCGGCAACGCCACCTCCGACGACGCACTGTGCCGAGACCTGTGCAACAACTCCGGCTCGATCATCATCTCTGTCGACTACCGCCACGGCCCCGAAGCCAAGTTCCCCGCCGCGCATCACGACGCCTACGCCGCGCTCGCATGGGTCGCCGAGCACGCCGACGAACTCGGCGGCAACGGCGAACTCGCCGTGGCCGGATGGAGCGCAGGGGCCAACCTCGCCGCCCATGTGGCTCAGCGCACCCGCGACGAAGGTGGTCCGTCCCTCGCCGGGCAGGTACTGCTGACGCCGGTGACCGACTGCGCCGAACAGCGCCAGTCGTACACCGACAACGGCGAGGGCTACGTGCTCACCAAGAACTTGATGGACTACTTCCTCGACAACTACATCGACGAGGCCGACCGCACCGATCCGATCGCATCGCCCCTGCGTGCGAGCAATCTCGCAGGCCTGGCTCCGGCGATGATCGTCACGTGCGAGTTCGACCCGCTGCGCGACGAAGGCGACGCCTATGCCGCAGCGCTCCGTGAGGCCGGCGTCGACGTCGAACACGTCCAGGCCCACGGCCAGATCCACACGTCGGTCCCGGCGGTCGGAGCGATGGTCACCTCCGCGACCTACCGCGAACAGATGGCCGCCGCACTGCGTGGATTCTTCGGCGCCAGCGTCGCCGTATGA
- a CDS encoding CaiB/BaiF CoA transferase family protein, with protein sequence MTQIKPLDGIRVIEVDSWMAAPSAGAILADLGADVIKVEPLTGDPMRNTSRPAKVDGEFNGYDFGFDVDNRGKRSIAVDLGSDAGADVVRRLVENADIFLCNLLTRRQERFGLHPERLHELNPKLVHATLTGYGTEGPQAWRPGYDVTAFFGRSGLYDSTREASDALVSMARPAQGDHTTGLALVATILAALRVVDRTGEGQVVETSLFETAAWTLATDYGVTAVDEAPVRHRSRYQQITATANRYPCGDDRWVVFNMPEESGFAQFAKAVGLEHLIDDERFDTLRKRFHNMHELVDLIDEALSVRTRDEWGPIFDEHKIIWGPVLALHEVVADDQAEAMGMFPTIEHPELGEYRTVRSPLRIRGVDTTPSSPSPAVGQHSRSVLRDAGLADADIDRLVDSGAIADPVIARDGGTG encoded by the coding sequence ATGACGCAGATCAAGCCGCTCGACGGCATCCGGGTGATCGAGGTCGACAGTTGGATGGCCGCTCCCAGCGCGGGAGCGATCCTCGCCGACCTCGGCGCCGACGTCATCAAGGTCGAGCCCCTCACGGGTGACCCCATGCGAAACACGAGCCGCCCGGCGAAGGTCGACGGCGAGTTCAACGGCTACGACTTCGGTTTCGACGTCGACAACCGGGGCAAGCGCTCCATCGCCGTCGACCTCGGCTCCGACGCCGGTGCCGACGTCGTTCGCCGCCTGGTCGAGAACGCCGACATCTTCTTGTGCAACCTGCTCACCCGACGCCAAGAACGCTTCGGCCTCCATCCGGAACGACTCCACGAGCTCAACCCCAAACTGGTCCACGCGACGCTCACCGGCTACGGCACCGAAGGTCCGCAGGCGTGGCGTCCGGGCTACGACGTCACGGCGTTCTTCGGGCGGTCGGGCCTGTACGACTCGACGCGCGAGGCCAGCGATGCGCTCGTGTCGATGGCGCGCCCCGCACAGGGCGATCACACGACCGGGTTGGCGCTCGTCGCCACGATCCTCGCGGCGCTGCGCGTCGTCGACCGGACGGGGGAGGGGCAGGTCGTCGAGACCTCGCTGTTCGAGACCGCCGCCTGGACGCTCGCCACCGACTACGGCGTCACCGCCGTCGACGAGGCGCCCGTTCGTCACCGCTCGCGGTACCAACAGATCACGGCCACGGCCAACCGCTACCCCTGCGGCGACGATCGCTGGGTCGTGTTCAACATGCCGGAGGAGTCGGGGTTCGCACAGTTCGCCAAAGCGGTCGGGCTCGAACACCTCATCGACGACGAGCGTTTCGACACCCTGCGCAAGCGGTTCCACAACATGCACGAACTCGTCGACCTGATCGACGAGGCGCTCTCGGTGCGAACACGTGACGAGTGGGGTCCGATCTTCGACGAGCACAAGATCATCTGGGGTCCGGTGCTCGCGCTGCACGAGGTGGTTGCCGACGACCAGGCCGAAGCGATGGGGATGTTCCCGACGATCGAGCATCCCGAGCTGGGGGAGTACCGCACCGTGCGTTCACCGCTACGGATTCGTGGCGTCGACACCACGCCTTCTTCACCGTCGCCGGCGGTGGGGCAGCACAGCCGCAGTGTCTTGCGCGACGCCGGGCTCGCCGATGCCGACATCGACCGGCTCGTCGACAGCGGTGCGATCGCCGACCCGGTGATCGCACGCGACGGGGGCACCGGCTGA
- a CDS encoding Fur family transcriptional regulator has product MGSTTELDRAVTQQLADHDLRYTSGRRAIVAGLHDADGPVTLPELLEASSDLAQSSAYRNLSLLEEAGVVRRLAHGGEYARYELSEALTEHHHHLICENCGSVADVVLDPAVERSLDEALRALESSEGFVAGHHTLDVYGRCANCT; this is encoded by the coding sequence ATGGGATCGACGACAGAACTCGATCGGGCGGTGACACAGCAACTCGCCGATCACGACCTCCGCTACACGTCGGGTCGACGCGCGATCGTCGCCGGACTGCACGACGCCGACGGCCCGGTCACGCTTCCCGAACTCCTCGAGGCCTCCTCCGACCTGGCACAGAGCTCGGCGTACCGGAATCTCTCGCTCCTCGAGGAGGCCGGTGTCGTTCGTCGCCTCGCTCACGGTGGCGAGTACGCCCGATACGAGCTCTCCGAGGCGCTCACCGAGCACCATCATCATCTGATCTGCGAGAACTGCGGCTCGGTGGCCGATGTGGTGCTCGACCCGGCGGTCGAACGATCGCTCGACGAGGCACTGCGGGCGCTCGAGTCGTCGGAGGGGTTCGTCGCCGGGCATCACACGCTCGACGTGTACGGCCGCTGCGCGAACTGCACCTGA